One window of Paludibacter propionicigenes WB4 genomic DNA carries:
- a CDS encoding alkyl/aryl-sulfatase: MLNTKYIFLIIGISTSLFVFGQSKVATEYTKKANDAFYSKLNFKDSADFVDARRGFIATLDSGIIYNHKGEIAVNANEYNFLKDDAPATVNPSLWRHAKVNAINGLFKVAEGIYQVRSFDIAVITFVQTNNGYLVIDPCTNADAARAAYELVKKHVGDKPVVAVISTHSHADHYGGIEGVVNFDDIKSGKVKYIAPEGFYHEAVSENILLGNAMIRRAGYQFGASLTSNEKGRVDAGLGKSYIGTRSISSLLEPNIEIKKTGEVVNVDGLDIEFLLAPNTEAPAEFYFYIPKYKAFCPAEDANRTFHNLLTPRGAKIRDARGWAGYLNEAIERFGDKTDVVFLVHGWPLVGHDKSIDFLEKQRDLYKYVHDQTIHLANRGLNMEEIAETIQLPKELSGEWYNRDYYGTLKHNSKAVYQYYLGWWDGNPANYDKLPDVEAAKHYVDFFGGEKAALEKARLSYAKGEYRWVAEVLKHVVFANPANREARNLQADAFEQLAYQTESSIWRNLYLSGATELRADGNVSDRAIPGGALSSAGQINKLTTDALFDYLSVALDGKKAEGKDISIRFIFPDVKENTLVTVKNAVLHHSTNKTDFEAELTLTIPKKVLLSGFTDAETLRKKIQTKDGVNYSGNIFLLKEFFELIETAKPNWNIVTPR; this comes from the coding sequence ATGTTGAATACTAAATATATTTTTTTGATCATAGGTATAAGTACTTCTCTGTTTGTTTTTGGACAATCAAAGGTTGCTACAGAATATACTAAAAAAGCCAATGACGCTTTCTATTCTAAGTTGAACTTCAAAGATTCGGCGGACTTTGTAGATGCACGTCGTGGCTTTATTGCCACACTTGACAGTGGAATTATTTACAATCATAAAGGCGAAATAGCTGTAAATGCTAATGAATATAATTTTTTGAAAGATGATGCTCCTGCTACTGTCAACCCCTCTTTGTGGAGACATGCTAAGGTAAATGCAATCAATGGTTTATTTAAAGTGGCTGAAGGTATTTATCAGGTTCGTTCGTTCGATATTGCTGTTATTACATTTGTGCAAACAAACAACGGCTATCTGGTAATCGATCCATGTACTAATGCTGATGCAGCCCGGGCGGCTTATGAGTTGGTAAAAAAGCATGTGGGCGACAAACCTGTGGTGGCAGTTATCAGTACACACAGTCATGCTGATCACTACGGTGGGATTGAAGGAGTTGTAAATTTCGATGATATTAAAAGCGGTAAAGTAAAATACATCGCTCCGGAAGGTTTCTACCACGAAGCCGTGAGTGAAAATATTCTGTTGGGAAATGCCATGATTCGAAGAGCCGGATACCAGTTTGGAGCTTCACTGACTTCAAACGAAAAAGGACGCGTCGATGCTGGTCTGGGAAAATCCTATATAGGTACACGTAGCATTTCAAGTTTGTTGGAACCCAATATTGAAATAAAAAAGACCGGAGAAGTTGTTAATGTAGACGGTCTGGATATTGAGTTCTTGCTGGCACCCAACACCGAAGCACCTGCCGAATTTTATTTCTATATACCTAAATACAAAGCTTTCTGCCCAGCTGAAGATGCCAACCGCACATTTCATAATTTGCTCACTCCCCGTGGGGCAAAAATACGCGATGCACGTGGTTGGGCTGGCTATCTGAATGAAGCTATTGAACGGTTTGGCGATAAAACCGATGTGGTTTTTCTGGTACACGGCTGGCCGCTGGTTGGTCACGATAAGAGTATTGATTTTCTGGAGAAACAGCGGGATTTATATAAATACGTTCACGATCAAACCATACACTTGGCTAATCGTGGGCTGAATATGGAAGAAATAGCAGAAACAATCCAACTCCCTAAAGAACTATCTGGCGAATGGTATAATCGAGATTATTACGGTACGCTGAAACATAACTCCAAAGCTGTTTATCAATATTACCTCGGATGGTGGGATGGCAATCCAGCCAATTACGATAAGCTTCCTGATGTGGAGGCTGCAAAGCATTATGTGGATTTCTTTGGTGGCGAAAAAGCGGCACTCGAAAAAGCCCGCCTCAGTTATGCTAAGGGAGAGTACCGTTGGGTAGCCGAAGTGCTGAAGCATGTAGTATTTGCCAATCCTGCCAACAGGGAAGCACGTAACCTACAAGCTGATGCTTTTGAACAGTTGGCTTATCAGACTGAATCCTCTATCTGGCGAAACTTATATCTGTCGGGAGCAACGGAACTTCGGGCGGATGGCAATGTATCGGACAGGGCTATTCCCGGTGGGGCACTTTCCTCTGCCGGGCAAATCAACAAATTAACTACTGATGCTTTATTCGATTATCTGTCTGTGGCTCTTGATGGCAAAAAAGCAGAAGGTAAAGATATTTCTATCCGGTTTATTTTTCCCGATGTGAAGGAAAATACATTGGTGACAGTTAAGAATGCGGTATTGCACCATAGTACAAACAAAACCGACTTTGAAGCTGAACTAACACTTACCATTCCTAAAAAGGTCTTATTGTCAGGATTCACTGATGCAGAAACCTTGAGAAAAAAGATACAAACAAAAGATGGGGTTAATTATTCAGGAAATATATTTTTGCTGAAAGAGTTTTTTGAACTGATTGAGACTGCCAAGCCGAATTGGAATATTGTAACACCACGATAA
- a CDS encoding DUF1254 domain-containing protein, with amino-acid sequence MKTKLNKLMLLIVFAVAAMNGQAAPKLEKDSVLKIAKEAYIYGLPLILTDLTRIGSGVPVNHFHHSNQFPDFRSRLVVRPNNDTFYSSAFLDLGAEPVVLSIPDSKERYFVVPLMDAWTNVFKSFGKRTTGTKAQTYVITGPKWKGILPAGIEEIKSPTDEVWIIGRYQVNSPEDGKTFVVPIQNKLTVTPLSKWSNTTAPAVASVTYSIESTAVIGDLKSKKLTVVEALNRLSVEQYFTYLNELLVKNPGLLADKKALVRFAKIGILPGKSFNLNQFSEDTRLVLNSLPVTLADELSKNQSFFRAKNDEKIDLTIGNYGTDYLKRGLIAYVGLGALNPEEAVYRSYSVDADNRPLEGKNKYLLHFDAGKLPPARAFWSVTLYDKDGYLVDNPIDRYAIGDRNDLKFNSDGSLDLYIQNQYPGADKKSNWLPAPIGNFNLSVRIYLPTDDFLHKEGSWVKPLLKKLQ; translated from the coding sequence ATGAAGACAAAATTAAATAAACTGATGCTGCTAATAGTTTTTGCAGTCGCAGCAATGAACGGACAGGCGGCTCCAAAGCTGGAAAAAGATTCAGTTTTGAAAATAGCCAAAGAGGCATATATTTACGGTTTACCCTTGATATTAACCGATCTTACCCGAATCGGATCCGGAGTGCCTGTTAATCACTTTCATCATAGTAATCAGTTCCCCGATTTTCGATCACGCTTGGTGGTTCGTCCCAACAACGACACATTTTACTCTTCGGCATTTCTCGATTTGGGTGCAGAACCTGTCGTATTGAGTATTCCCGATTCTAAGGAGCGTTATTTTGTTGTACCTCTGATGGATGCATGGACTAATGTTTTCAAATCTTTTGGAAAACGAACTACGGGAACTAAAGCACAAACCTATGTGATAACCGGTCCTAAGTGGAAGGGTATTTTGCCCGCCGGAATTGAAGAAATAAAATCGCCTACAGATGAAGTGTGGATAATAGGCAGGTATCAGGTAAACAGTCCCGAAGATGGTAAAACCTTTGTGGTACCCATTCAGAATAAACTTACAGTTACTCCACTGAGCAAATGGAGCAATACTACTGCTCCGGCAGTAGCTTCGGTGACTTACTCCATCGAGAGTACAGCTGTAATCGGCGATTTAAAAAGTAAGAAGCTTACTGTAGTGGAAGCTCTGAATAGACTTTCTGTAGAGCAGTATTTCACCTACTTAAACGAATTGTTAGTGAAAAATCCAGGACTTCTTGCAGATAAAAAAGCATTGGTTCGTTTTGCCAAAATAGGTATACTTCCGGGTAAATCCTTTAACCTGAATCAATTCTCCGAAGATACCCGATTGGTTTTAAACTCATTGCCAGTCACATTAGCCGATGAATTGAGTAAAAATCAATCATTCTTTCGTGCTAAAAACGATGAAAAAATCGATTTGACCATTGGTAATTATGGAACTGACTATCTGAAACGCGGACTAATAGCCTATGTGGGTTTGGGAGCTCTTAATCCTGAAGAAGCTGTTTATCGCTCATACAGTGTGGATGCCGATAATCGACCGTTGGAAGGAAAAAATAAATACCTGCTTCATTTTGATGCAGGAAAACTGCCTCCTGCCCGTGCTTTTTGGTCGGTAACACTCTATGATAAAGATGGCTATCTGGTTGATAACCCAATTGACCGTTATGCTATAGGCGACCGTAATGATTTGAAATTTAATTCTGATGGATCGTTAGACTTATACATTCAAAATCAATATCCGGGCGCAGATAAAAAAAGTAACTGGTTACCGGCACCAATAGGTAATTTTAATTTATCCGTTCGTATTTATCTGCCTACCGATGATTTTTTACACAAAGAAGGCTCGTGGGTGAAGCCGCTTCTGAAAAAGCTCCAGTAA
- the cysK gene encoding cysteine synthase A → MEKIAKQLTELIGNTPLLELSNYELGYKLDATIVAKLESFNPAGSVKDRIALSMIEYAEQKGILNKDSVIVEPTSGNTGVGLALVAAAKGYKLIITLPETFSIERRNLLKALGAELVLTPGSLGMKGAVEKAEEIAANTPNSFFPQQFENPANPAVHKRATAEEIWRDTAGKLDIFVAGVGTGGTVSGIGEVLKKYNPNIQIVAVEPAESPLLSGGLAGPHKIQGIGPNFVPGTFNRSVVDEILAVKSDDAILTSRELARLEGLLVGISSGAAVYAATVLARRPENKGKRIVTVLPDTGERYLSTVLYAFEEYPLKKEWL, encoded by the coding sequence ATGGAAAAAATAGCAAAGCAACTTACCGAATTGATCGGGAACACGCCGTTGTTGGAACTAAGTAATTACGAATTGGGTTACAAACTTGATGCAACTATTGTAGCAAAACTTGAAAGCTTTAATCCTGCCGGAAGTGTAAAAGATCGGATAGCGCTTTCAATGATTGAATATGCTGAACAAAAAGGAATTTTGAATAAAGATTCTGTCATTGTAGAGCCCACCAGTGGTAACACAGGTGTTGGCCTGGCGCTTGTTGCTGCAGCTAAAGGGTATAAGCTCATCATTACACTCCCTGAAACTTTCAGCATCGAGCGTCGTAATCTACTCAAAGCACTTGGAGCCGAATTGGTACTGACTCCCGGATCGCTGGGCATGAAAGGTGCAGTGGAAAAAGCTGAAGAAATAGCTGCTAATACACCGAACTCATTTTTTCCTCAACAATTTGAAAACCCTGCAAACCCTGCAGTTCATAAGCGCGCTACTGCTGAAGAAATCTGGCGCGATACGGCTGGGAAGCTAGATATATTTGTGGCCGGAGTAGGAACCGGTGGAACCGTGAGTGGAATAGGTGAGGTCTTGAAAAAATATAATCCGAATATACAAATAGTAGCCGTGGAACCAGCCGAATCACCATTACTTTCAGGTGGCCTAGCCGGCCCGCACAAAATTCAGGGAATAGGCCCAAACTTCGTTCCGGGCACATTTAATCGTTCCGTAGTTGATGAAATTCTTGCAGTAAAGAGTGATGATGCAATTCTCACTTCTCGTGAACTTGCCCGATTAGAAGGTTTGCTGGTGGGTATTTCGTCAGGAGCAGCAGTTTATGCAGCAACAGTGTTGGCAAGGCGCCCAGAAAACAAAGGAAAACGAATAGTAACAGTTTTACCCGATACAGGTGAACGATATCTTTCCACAGTATTATACGCTTTTGAGGAATATCCTTTAAAGAAAGAATGGCTGTAA
- a CDS encoding O-acetylhomoserine aminocarboxypropyltransferase/cysteine synthase family protein codes for MAGFSISFQKALAKLLNLKPIKHSVESLKNQEIVATTKLKFETLQVHAGQEVDGTTHARALPIYQTTSYVFDDAKDGADLFGLRKFGNIYTRLQNPTTDVFEKRIAALEGGVSGLATSSGQSAQFIALNNIIEDGDNFVSTPHLYGGTYNQFKNQFKRLGVEVRFTKDDKPEEFEALIDENTKAIYLETIGNPELNVPDFDAIAAVAKKHDIPVIVDNTFGAGGYLFRPLEHGASVVVESATKWIGGHGTSIGGVIVDGGTFNWGNGKFPSFTEPSDSYHGLVFWDVFGANGPFGNIAFNIRARVEGLRDWGNTISPFNSFLLVQGIETLSLRVDRHVQNAQALAEWLEKHPKVEYVNYPGLKSSKYHNLAKKYFPKGPGSVLTFKIKGDPKNADILIDNVKLLSHLANVGDAKSLIIHPSATTHEQLSPEDQIASGVAPGLLRLSVGIENIEDIKADIEEALEAINV; via the coding sequence ATGGCTGGTTTTTCTATCTCTTTTCAAAAAGCATTGGCTAAGCTTCTCAACCTGAAGCCCATTAAACATAGTGTTGAATCTTTAAAAAATCAAGAAATCGTGGCAACAACTAAATTGAAATTTGAAACCCTGCAAGTACATGCAGGTCAGGAAGTGGATGGAACAACTCATGCACGTGCATTACCAATTTATCAGACAACCTCTTACGTGTTCGACGATGCAAAAGATGGTGCAGATCTTTTCGGACTACGTAAGTTTGGAAACATATACACCCGCTTACAAAACCCTACGACAGATGTGTTTGAAAAGCGCATTGCTGCATTGGAAGGTGGCGTAAGCGGGTTAGCTACTTCATCAGGTCAATCGGCTCAGTTTATAGCCTTGAACAATATCATTGAGGATGGCGATAATTTTGTATCAACACCTCATTTGTACGGAGGAACTTACAACCAGTTTAAAAATCAGTTTAAACGATTGGGAGTGGAAGTCCGGTTTACCAAAGATGATAAACCCGAAGAATTTGAAGCTCTGATTGACGAAAATACCAAAGCTATTTATCTGGAAACAATCGGTAATCCTGAACTTAATGTTCCTGACTTTGATGCCATTGCTGCGGTAGCAAAGAAGCATGATATTCCGGTAATCGTAGATAATACTTTTGGTGCCGGCGGTTATTTGTTCCGTCCGTTGGAACACGGTGCTTCGGTAGTGGTCGAATCTGCAACCAAATGGATTGGCGGTCACGGTACTTCCATTGGTGGTGTTATTGTAGATGGAGGAACATTCAACTGGGGTAATGGTAAATTTCCTTCATTTACCGAACCTTCGGATAGTTATCACGGATTGGTTTTCTGGGATGTGTTCGGAGCTAACGGTCCGTTTGGTAACATAGCTTTCAATATTCGTGCACGTGTAGAAGGACTTCGCGACTGGGGAAACACTATCAGTCCATTCAATTCTTTCTTGCTGGTGCAAGGCATCGAAACACTTTCATTACGTGTCGATCGCCATGTACAGAATGCACAGGCTTTAGCGGAATGGTTGGAGAAACATCCTAAAGTGGAATATGTGAACTACCCGGGGTTGAAGAGTAGTAAATATCATAACCTGGCTAAAAAATACTTTCCAAAAGGTCCGGGCTCGGTGCTCACTTTCAAAATTAAAGGCGATCCCAAGAATGCCGATATTTTAATAGATAATGTGAAGCTATTAAGCCATTTAGCCAATGTGGGTGATGCTAAGAGTTTAATCATTCACCCTTCAGCCACTACTCACGAGCAACTTTCGCCGGAAGACCAGATTGCTTCAGGTGTTGCTCCCGGATTATTGCGCCTATCTGTTGGTATTGAAAATATCGAAGATATCAAAGCGGATATTGAAGAAGCATTGGAGGCAATAAATGTATAA